The Treponema medium genome has a window encoding:
- a CDS encoding FMN-binding protein, with protein sequence MKQMMKLSVTLALYTVVACLALAAVNMLTSPRILASKEAKTKLALQAIFPEADSFRPVTEGMPKLVDKIAFGDTFIALQGDKPTGIIVTVSGHTYDQATILIGIDTEEKLRMIQFLVLTDSPGIGTKAKDEPFIGQFRNKPTTDAFALGSDVQAIAGATITSTAVTRMVKIAVDAASSYMSSQGLGGSGSGN encoded by the coding sequence ATGAAACAGATGATGAAATTATCCGTTACGTTGGCGCTCTATACTGTTGTTGCTTGTCTTGCGCTTGCGGCGGTCAATATGCTTACCTCTCCCCGCATTCTCGCCTCAAAGGAAGCAAAAACGAAACTTGCGCTTCAAGCAATTTTTCCCGAGGCGGATTCATTTCGACCTGTTACCGAAGGAATGCCGAAGTTAGTTGATAAAATAGCGTTTGGCGATACTTTTATCGCATTGCAGGGGGATAAGCCTACGGGAATCATCGTAACGGTGAGTGGTCATACCTATGATCAGGCGACTATTCTTATCGGTATCGACACGGAAGAAAAGCTGAGGATGATTCAGTTTTTGGTATTAACCGATTCACCCGGTATCGGAACAAAAGCGAAGGATGAACCGTTTATCGGACAGTTCCGTAATAAGCCTACTACCGATGCTTTTGCGCTGGGAAGCGATGTTCAAGCGATTGCCGGCGCTACGATTACCTCTACGGCTGTTACCCGCATGGTAAAAATCGCCGTCGATGCCGCTTCTTCATACATGAGCAGCCAAGGTCTCGGCGGCTCCGGCAGCGGAAACTAA
- a CDS encoding RnfABCDGE type electron transport complex subunit D gives MGESDKNEIYLSPAPHIASPVTSRKLMIHVLIALAPLALYGIYLYGVPALIRIIVSVGVAVGSEAAFRKAMGKDIRIKDCSAVVTGLLLALVLPPLIPIWIVVVSAIFAIVVAKEFFGGLGANPFNPALVGRAFAFVSFSRLMTSWVAPHHGFDAVSTATPLSYLKMSEGGISTAAAIAEKMGLSSSSDVYLKLFLGDHGGCIGESSAVLILIGFVYLLVTRVIEWQIPVSMVVTAVAVTALAGIDPLLTLLSGGLLFGAVFMATDYATSPVTFKGQIIFGAGCGLITALMRLFAGMPEGVMYSILIMNSVVTFLNRLIQKKYGYVKPVKAAKEGAK, from the coding sequence ATGGGCGAATCAGACAAGAATGAAATTTACCTTTCCCCCGCACCGCATATTGCAAGTCCCGTAACTTCCAGAAAACTGATGATACACGTACTGATTGCGCTTGCTCCGCTTGCGCTGTACGGTATTTATCTGTATGGGGTGCCGGCGCTCATCCGCATTATTGTTTCGGTAGGCGTTGCAGTCGGTTCCGAAGCGGCATTCCGTAAAGCTATGGGCAAGGATATCCGCATAAAGGATTGCTCTGCTGTGGTAACCGGTTTACTGTTGGCGCTTGTTTTACCGCCGCTTATTCCTATTTGGATTGTGGTTGTTTCCGCAATCTTTGCTATTGTTGTTGCAAAAGAGTTTTTCGGTGGGCTCGGCGCAAATCCGTTTAACCCTGCATTGGTAGGCCGTGCGTTTGCCTTTGTCAGTTTTTCACGCTTGATGACTTCGTGGGTTGCGCCGCATCACGGTTTTGATGCAGTGAGTACTGCCACACCGCTTTCGTACCTTAAAATGTCGGAAGGCGGTATTTCTACCGCAGCTGCAATCGCAGAGAAGATGGGATTATCTTCCTCAAGCGATGTATATCTTAAACTCTTTTTAGGAGATCACGGCGGCTGTATCGGCGAATCGAGCGCAGTGCTTATTCTCATCGGTTTCGTCTACTTGCTGGTTACCCGCGTTATTGAATGGCAAATTCCCGTTTCTATGGTAGTAACAGCTGTGGCGGTAACCGCGCTTGCCGGTATCGATCCGTTGCTCACGCTGTTAAGCGGCGGTTTGCTGTTCGGCGCTGTTTTTATGGCTACCGATTATGCAACATCCCCTGTAACCTTTAAGGGGCAGATTATTTTTGGCGCCGGCTGCGGCTTAATTACCGCCTTGATGCGCCTGTTCGCCGGAATGCCGGAAGGCGTTATGTACAGCATTTTGATTATGAATTCGGTCGTTACATTCTTAAATAGGCTGATTCAGAAGAAATACGGATATGTAAAGCCCGTTAAGGCAGCCAAGGAAGGTGCAAAATGA
- the rsxC gene encoding electron transport complex subunit RsxC: MSTKSFKGGCHPPERKFISAESEVLAVMPSTKMVWIPVTQGGAPNTPLVKVGDTVVRGQKIAETDKFMSAPVHASISGTVKKIEPHLVTGNTDALCIAIQAGEDTSESFMEPLDPFTCTKEDAIKRIREAGITGMGGASFPVHVKLSPPKDAKIDYILGNAAECEPYLCTDAASMYHSAETIIDGMAIIMHITGADKGIIALEDNKTHLVPVFEKAIAKIKQNPVGPGAYDISVELCKTKYPQGGEKSLTSAVVGREIPSGGLPFQIGCIVQNVGTMKAISDAFRKGMPLIDRPLTISGGACENPINAIAPIGTCIGDLIPEVVRLKPGVTKIISGGPMMGFAMKSADFPIQKNTSGVLFLTREEVNIDEESPCIGCGKCVTNCSCRLSPVLIVRALKANKLDEAVRYGLMDCIECGVCSYVCPARIKLVQRFKVGKQLLREAKQKEAAKAAAAQGGK, from the coding sequence ATGAGTACTAAATCATTTAAAGGAGGATGCCATCCTCCCGAGCGGAAATTTATTTCCGCCGAATCCGAAGTCTTGGCCGTTATGCCGTCTACAAAGATGGTGTGGATTCCGGTTACCCAAGGCGGTGCTCCGAATACTCCGTTAGTAAAAGTTGGAGATACGGTTGTACGAGGTCAAAAAATAGCGGAAACGGACAAATTTATGTCTGCACCCGTGCACGCTTCGATCTCCGGTACTGTAAAGAAAATAGAACCCCATCTCGTTACCGGTAACACGGACGCACTTTGTATCGCAATTCAAGCGGGCGAGGACACTTCCGAGTCTTTTATGGAGCCGCTTGATCCCTTCACCTGCACAAAAGAGGACGCTATTAAGCGTATCCGCGAGGCCGGTATAACCGGTATGGGCGGCGCTTCTTTCCCTGTACATGTTAAATTGAGCCCTCCTAAAGATGCTAAAATAGACTACATTTTAGGTAATGCTGCAGAATGCGAGCCGTATCTATGTACCGATGCCGCTTCGATGTATCATTCCGCCGAAACGATTATAGACGGAATGGCGATCATTATGCACATTACCGGCGCCGATAAGGGGATTATTGCGCTTGAAGATAACAAAACACATCTGGTTCCGGTGTTTGAAAAAGCGATTGCAAAGATAAAACAAAATCCTGTCGGGCCGGGCGCCTACGACATTTCCGTTGAATTATGCAAAACAAAATATCCGCAGGGCGGAGAAAAAAGCTTGACGTCTGCTGTTGTCGGTAGAGAAATTCCTTCCGGCGGGCTTCCGTTCCAGATCGGGTGTATTGTTCAGAATGTGGGAACAATGAAGGCGATTTCCGATGCGTTCCGTAAGGGGATGCCATTAATCGACCGTCCGCTTACGATTAGCGGCGGCGCTTGTGAAAATCCGATTAATGCGATAGCTCCGATTGGTACTTGTATCGGCGACCTTATTCCCGAAGTAGTACGTTTAAAGCCGGGCGTTACCAAGATTATTTCCGGCGGTCCAATGATGGGCTTCGCGATGAAAAGCGCCGATTTTCCCATTCAGAAGAATACGTCGGGCGTTCTTTTCTTAACACGGGAAGAAGTCAATATTGATGAAGAAAGTCCCTGTATCGGCTGCGGTAAATGCGTAACAAATTGCAGCTGCCGCCTTTCACCGGTGCTTATTGTTCGCGCTCTAAAAGCAAATAAGCTGGATGAAGCCGTTCGCTACGGGCTTATGGACTGCATTGAATGCGGTGTCTGTTCTTATGTATGTCCTGCTCGTATAAAGCTTGTCCAGCGATTCAAGGTTGGAAAACAGCTGTTACGTGAAGCGAAGCAAAAAGAAGCTGCAAAAGCAGCCGCTGCGCAAGGAGGAAAATAA
- the fabV gene encoding enoyl-ACP reductase FabV, producing the protein MSMKPMLRSNICLNAHPQGCKKAVEDQIAYTKKRAATHPAGTAVPKNVLVVGCSGGYGLASRITAAFGYGATTIGVSYEKAGSEKKWGTPGWYNNLAVDTAAKEAGLVSVTIDGDAFSDTIKEQVIAEAKKLGIQFDLIVYSVASSVRTDPETGVTYRSALKPFGKPFTGKTLDPFTGALTEITAEPATDEEAAATVKVMGGEDWQRWIEKLGAADLLAQGCITVAYSYIGPEATQALYRKGTIGKAKEHLEATAHALNTKLAALKGQAFVSVNKGLVTRASAVIPVIPLYLASLFKVMKEKGTHEGCIEQINRLFDSRLYTVDGVIPTDSEHRIRIDDWELDEGVQSAVAAIMATVTDETSRELTDVDEYRHDFLAINGFDIAGIDYDAEIDRFDRI; encoded by the coding sequence ATGAGTATGAAACCGATGTTGAGGAGCAATATCTGTTTAAATGCACATCCTCAAGGGTGTAAAAAAGCGGTTGAAGATCAAATCGCGTATACAAAAAAGCGAGCTGCTACCCATCCGGCGGGAACGGCTGTGCCGAAAAACGTGTTGGTGGTCGGCTGTTCCGGCGGGTACGGACTGGCAAGCCGGATTACGGCAGCGTTCGGCTATGGGGCTACAACCATCGGCGTGTCCTATGAAAAAGCCGGTTCCGAAAAAAAATGGGGAACCCCCGGTTGGTACAACAACTTAGCGGTTGATACCGCTGCAAAAGAGGCGGGGCTTGTATCCGTTACCATCGACGGCGATGCATTCTCCGATACCATCAAAGAACAGGTCATTGCCGAAGCAAAAAAACTGGGCATACAGTTTGATTTGATTGTCTACAGTGTGGCAAGCTCCGTGCGTACCGATCCCGAGACCGGCGTTACCTACCGCTCGGCGCTCAAGCCCTTCGGAAAGCCGTTTACCGGCAAAACCCTCGACCCGTTCACCGGCGCTTTGACGGAAATTACCGCAGAACCGGCAACTGACGAAGAAGCCGCCGCTACCGTAAAGGTCATGGGCGGTGAGGATTGGCAGCGTTGGATAGAAAAACTCGGCGCTGCGGATCTGCTTGCACAAGGATGTATTACGGTTGCGTATTCCTACATTGGGCCGGAAGCTACACAAGCGCTGTACCGCAAGGGCACCATCGGTAAAGCGAAGGAACACTTGGAAGCCACCGCCCATGCATTGAACACCAAGCTCGCTGCCCTAAAAGGACAAGCCTTTGTGTCGGTTAACAAGGGACTGGTAACCCGTGCAAGCGCCGTTATTCCGGTTATTCCGCTCTATTTGGCTAGCCTTTTTAAGGTGATGAAGGAAAAAGGCACACACGAAGGCTGTATCGAACAGATCAACCGCCTTTTTGACAGCCGCCTGTATACGGTGGACGGGGTTATCCCAACGGACAGCGAACACCGTATCCGCATCGACGACTGGGAGTTGGACGAAGGGGTGCAGTCCGCCGTTGCCGCGATTATGGCAACCGTTACCGACGAAACCAGCCGCGAACTTACCGATGTGGATGAATATCGGCACGACTTTTTGGCGATTAACGGGTTTGATATTGCCGGCATCGATTATGATGCCGAGATTGACCGGTTCGACCGGATATAA
- the accB gene encoding acetyl-CoA carboxylase biotin carboxyl carrier protein codes for MNEKFILNVFDKFEKSSAVLLHIKEGEAELTLKKEAAYQNVQAAVPFAVQNTPMQPVAGVDTNGYAAAGTMSAGAAPHGAALMSPAVATGISTGAESNPTSANSVGAAANTISGTDANLVTVKSPIVGSFYRSPSPDAPAYVEKGAKVSKGQPLCILEAMKMMNTLECEYDGTIEEILAVNGDLVEFDQPLFIIRI; via the coding sequence ATGAACGAAAAATTTATTTTGAATGTCTTTGACAAATTTGAAAAGAGCTCGGCAGTGCTGCTCCATATAAAGGAAGGCGAAGCGGAGCTGACGTTGAAAAAAGAAGCGGCGTATCAGAATGTGCAGGCTGCCGTGCCGTTTGCAGTGCAAAATACACCGATGCAGCCTGTTGCCGGTGTGGACACAAACGGATATGCGGCAGCAGGCACCATGAGCGCCGGAGCGGCTCCTCATGGAGCGGCTCTGATGTCCCCCGCAGTTGCAACGGGAATATCGACTGGGGCAGAAAGCAATCCGACAAGCGCAAATTCCGTAGGTGCAGCGGCCAATACCATCTCCGGTACTGATGCAAACCTCGTAACGGTAAAAAGCCCCATTGTCGGTTCATTCTACCGCTCACCCTCCCCTGATGCTCCCGCGTATGTTGAAAAGGGGGCTAAGGTTTCAAAAGGGCAGCCGCTGTGCATCCTCGAAGCAATGAAGATGATGAACACCCTTGAGTGCGAATACGACGGAACGATTGAAGAAATTCTTGCGGTAAACGGTGATTTGGTTGAGTTTGACCAGCCGCTCTTTATAATCAGGATTTAG
- a CDS encoding acetyl-CoA carboxylase biotin carboxylase subunit, with amino-acid sequence MIRKMLIANRGEIAVRVIRACREMGIETVAVYSTADKECLHVQLADHAVCIGPPPSSKSYLNKDALITAALCTGCDAIHPGVGFLSENADFAREVEKSRMFWIGPKPDTIEMLGDKVRARETAQKSGLPITPGSAGAITTKEQAIETANKCGYPVIIKAASGGGGKGMRIVWKEADLAENLAIASSEAEANFADGTVYIEKYLSDPRHVELQVIGDGAGGVAILGERDCSVQRNHQKLIEESPSQAVSDAMYDAMCSGAKKLFSTLNYCGAGTIEFLVSGEQFYFMEVNARVQVEHPVSEMVTGTDIIREQITVCTGGKMTLPDGVLPVKGWAIEARINARTPGLITNLRVPGGNGVRFDGFLYQGYKVVPFYDSMTAKLIVHGADRAQTIKKLLCALDELHIEGIQTNIEEQKKILRSAQFQSGTFGTSLYAQLFEGEK; translated from the coding sequence ATGATACGGAAAATGCTGATTGCAAACCGCGGTGAAATTGCTGTCCGCGTTATCCGCGCCTGCCGTGAAATGGGTATTGAAACGGTCGCCGTATATTCAACTGCCGATAAAGAATGTCTGCATGTGCAATTAGCGGATCATGCAGTGTGTATCGGACCGCCGCCTTCCTCCAAAAGCTATTTGAACAAGGACGCGCTGATTACCGCCGCCCTCTGTACCGGCTGTGATGCGATACACCCCGGTGTCGGCTTCCTTTCAGAAAATGCAGATTTCGCACGTGAGGTAGAAAAATCCCGTATGTTCTGGATTGGACCAAAACCCGACACTATCGAAATGCTCGGCGATAAAGTAAGAGCGCGGGAAACCGCTCAAAAAAGCGGCTTGCCGATTACCCCCGGGTCTGCCGGTGCAATTACGACAAAAGAGCAAGCTATAGAAACCGCAAATAAATGCGGGTATCCCGTTATCATTAAAGCAGCCTCAGGCGGCGGCGGCAAGGGAATGCGTATTGTCTGGAAAGAAGCCGACTTAGCCGAAAACCTCGCCATCGCGTCTTCGGAGGCGGAAGCCAATTTTGCCGACGGCACAGTCTATATTGAAAAATACTTGAGCGACCCGCGACATGTTGAGCTGCAGGTTATCGGCGATGGAGCCGGAGGTGTTGCAATCCTTGGTGAACGTGATTGCTCGGTACAGCGGAATCACCAAAAATTGATAGAAGAAAGCCCTTCTCAGGCAGTCAGCGATGCAATGTACGATGCGATGTGCTCCGGCGCCAAAAAGCTTTTTTCTACGCTCAACTATTGCGGAGCGGGTACCATCGAGTTTCTCGTTTCCGGCGAGCAGTTCTATTTTATGGAAGTAAACGCACGTGTACAGGTGGAACACCCCGTCTCCGAAATGGTAACCGGCACCGACATTATCCGTGAGCAGATTACCGTGTGTACGGGCGGCAAGATGACGCTTCCCGATGGTGTGCTACCGGTAAAGGGCTGGGCAATCGAAGCCCGTATCAATGCGCGCACACCCGGGTTGATTACAAACTTGCGAGTACCCGGCGGAAATGGTGTCCGGTTCGATGGATTTTTATATCAGGGTTATAAGGTAGTGCCTTTCTACGATTCAATGACCGCTAAGCTAATCGTGCATGGAGCGGATCGGGCACAAACCATTAAAAAACTGCTGTGTGCGCTGGATGAGCTACACATCGAAGGGATCCAAACCAATATCGAAGAGCAAAAAAAGATTTTACGATCTGCTCAATTCCAATCGGGAACCTTCGGCACCAGTCTCTATGCACAGTTATTTGAGGGAGAAAAATAA
- the accD gene encoding acetyl-CoA carboxylase, carboxyltransferase subunit beta — MECPHCKKQYERETLLKHLMVCPDCGYHMRMDVPDRIAYLTDKDTFEELDTTLRTMNPIQMAGYEEKISAAEAKTSMNEAVVTGKCKIEGRDALLGIMSFDFLGGSMGSVVGEKISRLMLKGAAERIPVIIYATSGGARMQEGLFSLMQMAKTSSAAAELDDKGVPFFLMLCDPTTGGVTASFAMLGDVIAAEPNALIGFAGPRVIEGTIHQQLPEGFQRAEFQLKKGFVDRIVPRIEQKHFFAVMIDAHMNPPFGKERK, encoded by the coding sequence ATGGAATGTCCTCATTGTAAAAAACAATATGAACGAGAAACACTTTTGAAACACTTAATGGTATGCCCCGACTGCGGCTACCACATGCGGATGGATGTCCCCGACCGGATTGCCTATCTTACCGACAAAGATACGTTTGAAGAGCTTGATACAACGCTTAGGACGATGAATCCCATTCAAATGGCAGGTTATGAAGAAAAAATCTCCGCCGCGGAGGCAAAAACCTCGATGAATGAAGCCGTTGTTACCGGCAAATGTAAGATCGAAGGCAGAGATGCACTGCTGGGCATTATGTCGTTCGACTTTCTCGGCGGTTCTATGGGTTCAGTTGTCGGAGAAAAAATTTCCCGGCTTATGCTAAAGGGTGCAGCGGAACGGATACCGGTGATTATCTACGCAACGTCGGGTGGTGCGCGTATGCAGGAAGGGCTTTTTTCGCTCATGCAGATGGCAAAAACCTCAAGCGCGGCGGCGGAGTTGGACGACAAGGGAGTTCCTTTCTTTCTTATGCTCTGCGACCCCACGACAGGCGGCGTAACAGCAAGTTTTGCGATGCTCGGCGATGTAATTGCGGCGGAACCCAATGCGCTTATCGGTTTTGCAGGGCCGCGTGTTATTGAAGGTACCATCCACCAGCAGCTGCCGGAAGGCTTTCAGCGCGCCGAGTTCCAGCTCAAAAAAGGCTTTGTTGACCGCATTGTGCCGCGCATCGAGCAAAAACACTTTTTTGCTGTGATGATCGACGCGCACATGAATCCGCCGTTCGGCAAGGAAAGGAAGTAA
- a CDS encoding acetyl-CoA carboxylase carboxyltransferase subunit alpha, translating into MNKENEQLTDQSEILSSLRDIADKYGLDITKELKTINEKLQASSAISQVWRKIELARHNDRPRTLDYIDMIFDNFIELHGDRCFGDDPALIGGIAFINGIPVTVIGNQKGRNLRETIDRNGGMANPEGYRKALRLIKQAEKFHRPIITFVDTQGAYPGLGSEERGIAEAIAVNLRELSRVKAPVICFVIGEGGSGGALGIGVGDKVYMLENAIFSVISPEGCASILLRDSSKAKDAAAMLKITSHEVLGLKLINGVIGEPVDGAHTNPQQAADKIRAQILHDLADLCKRDPKVLVRYRRKKIHAIGLYSE; encoded by the coding sequence ATGAATAAAGAAAACGAACAGCTGACCGACCAAAGTGAAATTCTGTCAAGTCTCCGTGATATTGCAGACAAATATGGGCTCGATATTACCAAAGAACTTAAAACGATAAATGAAAAACTGCAAGCAAGTTCTGCAATTTCGCAAGTGTGGCGGAAAATCGAACTCGCCCGACACAATGACCGTCCACGTACCCTCGATTATATCGATATGATCTTTGATAACTTTATCGAGCTGCACGGAGATCGTTGTTTTGGGGACGATCCTGCACTGATAGGCGGTATTGCATTTATCAATGGAATACCGGTAACGGTTATCGGTAACCAAAAAGGACGGAACTTGCGGGAAACCATCGACCGGAACGGCGGTATGGCAAACCCCGAAGGCTACCGTAAAGCGCTCAGACTGATTAAACAGGCGGAAAAATTCCACCGTCCGATTATCACCTTTGTTGACACGCAGGGCGCCTATCCGGGACTCGGTTCGGAGGAACGCGGTATCGCCGAAGCTATCGCGGTAAACTTACGAGAACTGAGCCGTGTAAAAGCCCCTGTTATCTGCTTTGTCATTGGAGAAGGCGGCTCAGGCGGTGCACTCGGCATCGGAGTCGGCGATAAGGTATATATGCTGGAAAATGCGATTTTCTCGGTTATCTCTCCGGAGGGCTGTGCATCGATTCTATTGCGGGATTCAAGCAAGGCAAAGGACGCCGCCGCGATGCTGAAAATTACCAGCCACGAGGTACTCGGACTCAAGTTGATTAACGGCGTTATTGGAGAGCCGGTCGATGGCGCCCATACCAACCCGCAGCAGGCGGCCGATAAGATCCGCGCACAAATCCTGCACGACCTAGCCGATCTTTGTAAGCGCGATCCCAAAGTCTTGGTGCGCTACCGCCGCAAAAAAATACACGCAATCGGTCTTTACTCGGAGTAA
- the pyrB gene encoding aspartate carbamoyltransferase → MINGKKDIISMNDFTAEEILLILKKAEAIEKMSDKEKLSLMHGKIVATMFYEPSTRTKLSFESAAMRLGANILYFDTEHSSVKKGESFSDTIRMVESYSDIIVIRHPMDGAARLAASVSHKPVLNGGDGSNQHPSQTLLDLYTIMKEKGTLENLHIAFTGDLKYGRTVHSLAKALKHFHPVIYFVSPSNLAMPQYLLDDLDDAGVTYYIEENFTGCLDKLDVFYMTRIQRERFPDPEEYEKVKGVYIINRGNIEGKCKDDMIILHPLPRVNEIDVDLDTTKYARYFEQARNGIPIRQAMMMLSLEQ, encoded by the coding sequence ATGATAAACGGAAAGAAGGATATCATTTCAATGAATGATTTCACCGCAGAAGAAATTCTGCTCATTTTGAAAAAGGCGGAAGCAATAGAAAAAATGTCCGATAAAGAAAAACTTTCGCTGATGCACGGCAAAATTGTCGCAACTATGTTTTATGAACCGAGCACGCGAACAAAACTGTCATTTGAGTCGGCTGCGATGCGGCTCGGTGCAAATATCCTCTATTTTGATACGGAACATTCATCGGTTAAAAAAGGGGAGTCCTTTTCGGACACCATACGCATGGTGGAATCCTATTCGGACATCATTGTTATTCGCCATCCGATGGACGGAGCGGCGCGCCTTGCAGCTTCCGTTTCGCATAAGCCGGTGTTAAACGGCGGCGACGGTTCAAACCAGCATCCAAGTCAAACGCTCCTTGATTTGTATACCATTATGAAAGAAAAAGGCACTTTGGAAAATCTCCATATTGCTTTTACCGGTGATTTAAAATACGGGCGTACCGTCCATTCGTTGGCTAAAGCCCTCAAGCATTTTCATCCGGTTATCTACTTTGTTTCTCCGTCAAACCTTGCCATGCCGCAATATCTGCTTGACGATTTGGATGATGCAGGGGTTACCTACTATATAGAAGAAAACTTTACCGGCTGTTTGGATAAACTCGATGTATTTTATATGACCCGCATTCAGCGCGAACGTTTCCCCGATCCGGAAGAATACGAAAAGGTGAAAGGCGTTTATATCATCAATAGGGGCAACATAGAAGGGAAGTGCAAAGACGATATGATTATCCTGCATCCGCTGCCGCGTGTGAATGAAATCGATGTGGATTTGGACACTACAAAATATGCGCGTTATTTTGAACAAGCGCGGAACGGCATCCCGATTAGACAGGCAATGATGATGCTCTCTCTAGAACAATAA
- a CDS encoding aspartate carbamoyltransferase regulatory subunit — translation MMELQITALENGIVIDHIPPERTFAIVKMLKLKEYTDMVTVGFNLHSKAHNKKGLIKIADKTLTKSELAKISLLAPHATVNIIKDSKVVQKIPLELPDEIEAFIHCENFKCISNNEAVPSRFIKVHSHGQDCYKCFYCERVTPVADIKLNLN, via the coding sequence ATGATGGAATTACAGATAACTGCATTGGAAAACGGAATAGTGATTGACCATATACCGCCGGAGCGTACCTTTGCGATCGTCAAAATGCTGAAATTAAAAGAGTATACCGATATGGTAACCGTCGGTTTTAATTTGCATAGCAAGGCGCACAATAAAAAAGGCCTGATTAAGATTGCCGATAAAACATTGACCAAATCGGAGCTGGCAAAAATTTCGCTGTTGGCACCTCATGCGACGGTGAATATTATTAAAGACAGTAAGGTTGTACAGAAAATACCGCTTGAATTGCCAGATGAAATTGAAGCATTTATACACTGCGAAAATTTTAAATGTATTTCAAATAATGAAGCGGTACCGTCGCGGTTTATAAAGGTACATTCGCATGGACAGGACTGCTACAAGTGTTTTTACTGTGAACGGGTCACTCCGGTCGCCGACATTAAGCTTAATTTAAATTAG
- a CDS encoding dihydroorotate dehydrogenase electron transfer subunit, whose amino-acid sequence MEHRCGKKHFEKTEIVSHEYAGADCYCLTVRLPRRLEGTDLPRAGQFYMISLHDKSHILPRPISLHSFDEKQGSLSFVYRPIGAGTQELTQYRAGESLAIQGPLGNGFMVPSAGSCHIIAGGGIGLAPLPQLIRTIRSRQSEARIIFFAGGRDRHIQELIDFFALPADIELILCSDDGSLGINGFVPDVLSAYIEKYRSRGASSADIAMIYACGPTAMLNKIRAFSQSAQLPCQLSLERRMACGVRACMGCSIQTAAGVKKVCADGPVFDSLLFPHELP is encoded by the coding sequence ATGGAACACCGGTGCGGAAAAAAGCATTTTGAAAAAACCGAAATTGTTTCCCATGAATATGCGGGAGCCGATTGTTACTGTCTTACCGTCCGATTGCCGCGGAGGCTGGAAGGCACCGATCTTCCCCGTGCGGGACAGTTTTACATGATCAGTTTGCACGATAAATCCCATATTTTACCCCGCCCCATCAGTCTGCATTCATTTGATGAGAAACAGGGGTCTTTGAGCTTTGTATATCGCCCCATAGGCGCCGGCACACAAGAATTAACGCAGTACCGTGCCGGTGAAAGCCTTGCTATTCAAGGCCCCTTGGGGAACGGCTTTATGGTTCCTTCCGCCGGCTCTTGTCATATTATTGCGGGCGGCGGTATAGGACTTGCACCGCTGCCTCAACTGATACGGACGATTCGGAGTAGGCAGTCGGAAGCGCGCATTATTTTTTTTGCAGGAGGACGCGACCGGCATATTCAAGAACTTATCGATTTTTTTGCTTTGCCTGCGGATATTGAACTCATCCTTTGTAGTGATGACGGCAGCCTCGGTATTAATGGCTTTGTACCGGACGTACTTTCAGCGTATATTGAAAAATATCGCAGTAGAGGGGCTTCCTCTGCGGACATTGCGATGATCTATGCCTGCGGGCCAACTGCAATGCTGAATAAAATACGTGCGTTTTCGCAGTCGGCGCAGTTACCCTGTCAGCTTTCCCTTGAGCGCCGGATGGCTTGCGGTGTGCGCGCCTGTATGGGATGTTCCATTCAAACGGCTGCGGGGGTTAAAAAAGTATGCGCCGATGGCCCTGTTTTCGATTCGCTTTTATTCCCGCACGAATTGCCGTAA